The DNA segment TGCTGTTCTTTAGCTGCATCATACCCCTCAAACTCTTTTGAAAAGTCAGCGACAGCAATTTTTTCTTCTTCATTTAAATTCACTGTTACACTCGTACCCGCTGGCAGGACAGCTTGGAAGCCACTAGGTAATAATTCAGACACTGGGCCATCCGCTACTAAGTATTCAAGTGATTGCTTCAGCACCCCTTCTTGTTTTGGCAGCGTTAACGTCTGTGGAACAACTAAGCCATTCGCATCTAGTAAGTACAATTCGCGTTGAACGGTCTCTGCTGATTCGGCTGCTTGCTCATTATCATCTTCTTGCACATCTTCATCACTCACCTCATCAACCGTTCCTGCCTCATCTAATTCAATTTCTTCTGTATCCTCTACATAATTCACTTGAGGTTCATCCATTTTCGTTGAAACATCTTTTGACCCTATTGAACACCCGGTTGTCACAAGTGTAGCTGCTAAGATAAGTGGAGCACCTGTTTTTAAGTACTTTCGCATGATTTGTTTCCCTCCCTAGATAGTTTGTACTTTCATGTATACGAGCCTATCCTCAAATTAGACCTGCAAAGTTTAGACAAACTGTTTGTTGCACAAAAAAAAGAAGATCCACCTTGGACCTTCGTTTTTATTCATTCTTTAATTAGTGATCAATTACAATCGTCTCAACCTTACCTACGTCAATTTCTAACCATTGGCTTGCCAATCGCTTAAACAGTTCTTCTTCCCCTGTTGTATAAAACGTATGGTTAGGCACTCTCTCTCCTGTATAAGCCGTTTCCCCGTGGAATAGAAGACCACTGACTTCTCTCGCTGTCTCTTCTCCTGATGAAATCAGCGTAATGGATGGCCCAGACCACTTTTTAATAAGTGGTGCAAGAAGAGGATAATGCGTACAACCTAAGATGAGTGTATCAAAGCCTTTGCCTGTTAAAGGAGCCAATGTGTCAGCGACAATTTGACTTGCTTCGTCTCCGTCGAAAATCCCTTGTTCAACAAGTGGAACAAAAGGTGGGCAGGCCAGGCTCTCTACTTGAACCGAACTATTAATAGAGGTTAGTGCTTTTGAATAAGCACCACTTTTAATCGTACCACTGGTTCCAATCACTGCAACATGTTCCTTTTTTGTTGCTTTAAGGGCACTTGAGGCACCAGGATAAATGACTCCTACTACAGGGATATCAAGTGTTTTCTTTACTTCTTCTAACACTACTGCTGCTGCCGTGTTGCAAGCAATGACAAGCATTTTAATATTTTTTGTTTGCAGGTAACGAATCATTTGCCACGTGTACGTACGCACTTCTTCCTTTGGACGTGGACCATACGGACAACGCTTAGAATCTCCTACATAAACAATCTCTTCCTTAGGCAGCTGACGCATAAGTTCCTTTGCAACCGTCAATCCGCCAAGGCCTGAAT comes from the Alkalihalobacillus sp. FSL W8-0930 genome and includes:
- the racE gene encoding glutamate racemase codes for the protein MDRPIGVIDSGLGGLTVAKELMRQLPKEEIVYVGDSKRCPYGPRPKEEVRTYTWQMIRYLQTKNIKMLVIACNTAAAVVLEEVKKTLDIPVVGVIYPGASSALKATKKEHVAVIGTSGTIKSGAYSKALTSINSSVQVESLACPPFVPLVEQGIFDGDEASQIVADTLAPLTGKGFDTLILGCTHYPLLAPLIKKWSGPSITLISSGEETAREVSGLLFHGETAYTGERVPNHTFYTTGEEELFKRLASQWLEIDVGKVETIVIDH